The Drosophila simulans strain w501 chromosome 3R, Prin_Dsim_3.1, whole genome shotgun sequence genome contains the following window.
TTCTACTTGATAGCGagtaattatatatattttccgaaGAATATTGTAAAAATCATGTACAGTAGgtggtatatgtatattgtggTATTATTTTGGAATCTGTCAAGCACACCTCGCGTATTCCGTATGCAGCAAGTACCGTTACGTCCACTCTTGGCCATTTCAATGCCAATCACGCATGCGCACAGCTCAAGAGAGAAAGACTCGGAGAGCGCAGTGCTCACTTAACATTGCCAAGACCACGACGTCGGAACTCCGAAAGAAACCCAAGCCGAAATAACGGCGGCTTAAAGTCTCAGTTCACTCAGATCGCTTGGACAGTGCGGTTCGTTTTTGATTTCGGCCTTAAGCGCGAGCTTtggaaaaagtaaaaaatatatataaaaacgcCGGAACTGCTGCCTAAAcctgttttggccaagtgaacacaacaacaatagcagcgAAAACGCATGCAAGTGACGAAACGACCTTaagcaaaagcaagaaaaattataaataatttacttggctctcaattaatattaaacatatatttttggaaatctGACCATCTTCAGTGACGCAGCGAACCCGGGAAAAAAcccgaaatgcaaaatgctgcAGCGTGAATAAGCACTCATAAGCATAAAATCGattcgaaaattaaaaaaaattaaaacgtgGCTGTGGAAGTGGGAGTGAAATAAACCAGATCGGGATAACAAAGGAAGGAAATACGATGACATTGAGCTGCAGAGTTCTTTGTCTGCGATTGCAGCACCATTTACTACTGGTTATTTTAACGATTTTCCTGCTATGCCCCGCCGCCTGTGAGTTAACTAGACTACATTGCAAACTtaacaataacaagaaaaCCGAGGCAAACTGCAAAAGAAAGAGAAATTTGTACTGGCGTTACGCTCCAGACGGGGCGAAAACAAATTCACTTTCGTGTAAAACTAGAGAAACTGGTCTAGTCTTGGATTGGTCTCGCAGAGCTCCCGCCAGGGGGCGCCACCTGGCCCAGTGGCAGTAAATCAGAAGCCAAATTGTTGGCTTATTAGTCAGAgcgaaaatccaaaaaaaaaaaaaaaaacaagtttgTTGTCATAGTCTTTCGTTTGCGATttgttttcaatgtttttgtttttgccggcTTCGAATTTTCTAAATGATAACTTATCCAAATAGTGGCTCAGAACGAAGAGGAGGATGGTCCGTACCGGGGAAAATATCTGGGGAAACTGAACTCCTACCATCATCAAGTGTCCGGCGATGTGTACGCCGTGAATGAGTACACCTTTCTGATTGTGGGCTTCAACTACGACGGCAACGGGGCGGATACGTTCTTCTGGTCGGGCGCCAGTAATCGGCCGGGACCGCAGGGATTCATTGTGCCGGATGAGTATGGCAAGTAagtgtaaaaatatataatatccCTATGGAGAATAAAGTGAAATGAATATATGATGCAAATGCTAAACGTAGAACCAACATCCTGGATCGCTATCACAACAAGGATTTCACGCTGACACTGCCGGATCGAAAGAAGATAACTGAAATCAAATGGCTGGCGGTTTACGATCTGAGCAGTCAAAACAACTTTGGCGACGTTTATATACCCGAGGAGTTTGATCCACCGATGAGCCAATTGGGCGGAACCTTCTCCAAGCGCAGTCACAATGTGAGCAGCAGTAGCGTTGAGATCTTGGACTCAAAGACCATTCGCATCAAGGACTTCACCTacgatgggcgtggcaagaGAACATTTTTCTGGACAGGAGTCGGGCCACAGCCGTCGAGTCGAGGAAGCAAGCTGCCAGATGAGCGAGGATAGTAAGTGTCTCTAGGGACTTAAGAAAGTTAATCACAAACCCATTTAAACAATGATCATTTAGCCTTGATCCTATAAGACAGTACAACAAGGAGACCATAGAACTGGAACTGCCTGGCGATAAGACTATCTTTGACATCGATTGGATCAGTGTCTACGATGTGGCTGACAATGAGAACTACGgtcatgttctgttcaacgATAAACTGAATGTTCCGCCATCCCTGGTGAAAGTTACACCATTCGAATTCTCGCTACCCAATTGCCGGCAGCTACACAAGGATATGCAGGTGTCCTGGGAGGTTTTCGGGCCGCAGATCACGTTTCAACTATCCGGTCAGGTGGGCGCCAACGATTATATGTCTTTCGGCATATCCGGATCTGATGTATCCAGCCAGATGATTGGCTCCGATGTCGTGGTGGCCTATATAGACGACATCAGAGGCTACACCGTGGACTACAATATCACTTCGTTGGCGCCGTGCGTTCAGGttttgggccaaaacaaaGGAGTTTGCCGGGACGATGTGGTTGGTGGATTGGATAGCTTCCAGTTGAATACGTATAGTCGCAAAGATGGCATTAATACGATCAGTTTTAGGCGGACCCTCAAGTCATGTGAGTTGGTTATCATAAGTGGTATGTCTTTTCCTTACTGATGTAGCTCTTCCACATTTCAGCCGATGATGGCGATAAGGAGATCTTCCTAGACCGCAGCAACTACGTGATTTGGGCCTTTGGGCCATTGGACTCGAACAACGAGCCCGCCTTTCACACTTACTATCCCAAGAGCGATATAGTGATAGATTTTAACACCACGGAACCGGTCAATGATTGCTTTGCGTTTACAAAACGAGCGGAGACGACTAATCCTCCAGTGTGGGAGCGAACCAGGATAACAGATGCGTAAGAATGCTATCTTCCTGCATggataaaaaattattatagtTAATTGTTTTGCAGAACTGTACGCACCTTCAACGCTTACCTGGGACCTTCTGGAGGACTTCGTGGCTACCAGGGATTGACGAACCATGTGTCCAGTGGCTTGGCCTGGTACATCAACGGCTATATGATTCCAGAGCTTTACCTAAAGCGTGGTCTGACCTACACCTTTAAGGTCAGAGGTGGCAATAATCCTCACTCCCCGGAGCACTATCATCCGTTGGTTATCACCGATGATCCCCAGGGTGGTTATGACCGACTGTCTGATGCAAAGCAGAGTGAGATTCGTGTATTGGCCGGTGTTGAGTTCACCAGAAGAGGCAGGCCTAAGCCCACGGCTGCTGGTCCCCTGTGCCTGTCCAGATATCCTCCAAATAGTGATCGTCGCCTGGATGACAACTTCGCCACTTTCAAGAAGTTCAATCGATCGCTGATCACCGAGTGTGTGGAGGGGGAACCGGCTCTGTTGGAAATTACTCCAAATATCACGTGGCCGGATACTGTGTACTACAACTCCTTTACCCATGGCAATATGGGCTGGAAGATTCACATCGTGGACAGTTATACCAACTTGAAGAGTGGATCGATGGGCTTAACCTGGTCCTTGTGCATCATCCTGCTACCGTGGCTCGTGCTCCAGAACTGACTGTTTTCTCATTCTTAGATTCTCCTACTTAGTGTCTTAGTCTAAATTAAGCAGTCACAATCTATGTATTTGATACGCGTGTGTAGAGTGTATGCTAAATGTtgtgtatattattatttatatgatatttaaatacaGAACTGTGTTGTACTTTAGAAGAATGTGCTATGAAGTTTttatccaaaaaaaatgtaatgtaCATCGTTTTTCAGTGATTCagatttatttgaaatgttattGTAGAATCGTGGCAGCTGTTATTTTGGATGGAACATGTTGTAGAAATCACCGAAATGGGCCACAAAGGCGTCTAATATTCGGAATCGCGTTCTACCTTCTTGCGCGGCACAGGCTTTCCGTTCACCCACGGAGTGAACTTCACAATGCTAATGTTTCGCTTGGCGGCGTCTGCGCGGAGCTCAATGCGCAGGGCCTCTCGCACCACTCGGGCTGCGATGTTGGAATACTGGATATAGGTAATACCCACATCTCTCCAGGCTTTCATCTTGCAGTAATATGGGATTAACTATAAAGATGTTAGGATattagctaaaaaaaaaac
Protein-coding sequences here:
- the LOC6728675 gene encoding protein Skeletor, isoforms B/C, with the protein product MTLSCRVLCLRLQHHLLLVILTIFLLCPAALAQNEEEDGPYRGKYLGKLNSYHHQVSGDVYAVNEYTFLIVGFNYDGNGADTFFWSGASNRPGPQGFIVPDEYGKTNILDRYHNKDFTLTLPDRKKITEIKWLAVYDLSSQNNFGDVYIPEEFDPPMSQLGGTFSKRSHNVSSSSVEILDSKTIRIKDFTYDGRGKRTFFWTGVGPQPSSRGSKLPDERGYLDPIRQYNKETIELELPGDKTIFDIDWISVYDVADNENYGHVLFNDKLNVPPSLVKVTPFEFSLPNCRQLHKDMQVSWEVFGPQITFQLSGQVGANDYMSFGISGSDVSSQMIGSDVVVAYIDDIRGYTVDYNITSLAPCVQVLGQNKGVCRDDVVGGLDSFQLNTYSRKDGINTISFRRTLKSSDDGDKEIFLDRSNYVIWAFGPLDSNNEPAFHTYYPKSDIVIDFNTTEPVNDCFAFTKRAETTNPPVWERTRITDATVRTFNAYLGPSGGLRGYQGLTNHVSSGLAWYINGYMIPELYLKRGLTYTFKVRGGNNPHSPEHYHPLVITDDPQGGYDRLSDAKQSEIRVLAGVEFTRRGRPKPTAAGPLCLSRYPPNSDRRLDDNFATFKKFNRSLITECVEGEPALLEITPNITWPDTVYYNSFTHGNMGWKIHIVDSYTNLKSGSMGLTWSLCIILLPWLVLQN
- the LOC6728676 gene encoding protein stunted; the protein is MKAWRDVGITYIQYSNIAARVVREALRIELRADAAKRNISIVKFTPWVNGKPVPRKKVERDSEY